In the Oncorhynchus nerka isolate Pitt River linkage group LG2, Oner_Uvic_2.0, whole genome shotgun sequence genome, one interval contains:
- the LOC115144083 gene encoding beta-1,3-galactosyl-O-glycosyl-glycoprotein beta-1,6-N-acetylglucosaminyltransferase 7-like codes for MLQLEGTKCSFLFCLGICMFICSVIYLRTKAPTDPQAQHGPLGCRPFSQYCQAFLPSTDGSPAWQRHDCQVESHLLGMGGRGGDLDCSRLVRELHFITSPLSREEEDYPLAFILTVHKELELLVRLLRAIYAPQNVYCIHVDVKAPQEYSEAVDSLVGCFPNVFLVSRSEMVTYAGYSRLQADINCMRDLVASPVPWRKVVNLCGQDFPVKSNLELVRYMQSKKWRDRNMTPGIKQPASMRHRTQLRYREIRGFLVAPKRGAPKKGAPPHGVQIYFGTAYYALTRTFVEFVLRSQVSRDLLEWSKDTFSPDEHYWVTLNHIKEAPGSHVDGGWSGEIRAIKWRDQEGMEHNGCKGRYVRDICIYGLEDLQWIINRNSMFANKFESKTFPDALDCLEQWHREKVLQQATVPIQSWWQLATQGNKTGLFNATVGL; via the exons ATGCTCCAGCTGGAAGGCACCAAGTGCAGTTTCCTGTTCTGCCTGGGAATCTGCATGTTCATCTGCTCTGTGATCTACCTGCGTACCAAGGCCCCTACAGATCCCCAGGCTCAGCACGGGCCCTTGGGCTGCAGGCCCTTCTCCCAGTACTGCCAAGCCTTCCTCCCCAGCACTGACGGCTCTCCAGCATGGCAACGCCACGACTGCCAGGTGGAGAGCCATCTTCTGGGTATGGGGGGTAGAGGTGGGGACCTGGACTGCTCCCGCCTGGTGAGGGAGCTCCACTTCATCACCAGCCCGCTGAGTCGTGAGGAGGAAGACTACCCTCTGGCCTTCATCCTCACCGTCCACAAGGAGCTGGAGCTGCTTGTGCGCCTGCTGAGGGCCATCTACGCACCCCAGAATGTCTACTGTATCCATGTGGACGTCAAGGCTCCGCAGGAGTACAGTGAAGCCGTGGATAGCCTGGTGGGCTGCTTCCCTAACGTGTTCCTGGTCAGCCGCAGCGAGATGGTGACCTACGCCGGCTACTCGCGGCTACAGGCTGACATCAACTGTATGAGGGACCTGGTGGCATCTCCGGTGCCCTGGAGGAAGGTGGTCAACCTGTGCGGCCAGGACTTCCCCGTCAAAAGCAACCTGGAGCTGGTGCGCTACATGCAGAGCAAGAAGTGGAGGGACAGGAACATGACCCCGGGCATCAAGCAGCCGGCGTCCATGAGGCACCGGACTCAGCTGAGGTACAGGGAGATCAGGGGCTTCCTTGTGGCCCCCAAGCGAGGAGCACCAAAGAAGGGTGCTCCACCCCATGGGGTGCAGATTTACTTTGGAACAGCCTACTACGCGCTAACAAGGACCTTTGTGGAGTTTGTACTGAGAAGTCAGGTGTCCAGGGACTTGCTGGAGTGGTCCAAAGACACATTCAGCCCAGAtgagcactactgggtgacactCAATCACATCAAAG AAGCGCCAGGAAGTCATGTAGACGGAGGTTGGAGCGGCGAGATCCGGGCAATAAAATGGAGGGACCAAGAGGGGATGGAACACAATGGATGCAAAG GTCGTTATGTCAGGGACATCTGCATCTACGGTCTGGAGGATTTGCAGTGGATCATCAACAGAAACAGCATGTTTGCCAACAAGTTTGAGAGCAAGACGTTCCCAGATGCTTTGGACTGCCTGGAGCAGTGGCACAGGGAAAAGGTCCTGCAGCAAGCCACGGTTCCCATTCAGTCATGGTGGCAACTTGCCACGCAAGGCAACAAAACCGGTCTTTTCAACGCCACAGTGGGACTTTGA